The following are encoded together in the Vanrija pseudolonga chromosome 7, complete sequence genome:
- the Slc7a11 gene encoding Cystine/glutamate transporter — protein MLRSTSPPTPPSRVLSPSSSIEESPTATLRALELEQGLTSGRGAPPRRERSGTISSITGFEFEHALLPLSLSGEEEVVQQDHKHVTLLHCMALVVGMQVGSGIFSSPGVVVASVGSVGASLLVWLLSGLLAWTGASSFAELGCAIPLSGGAQAYLAYAYGPMASYLYTWSAVSTLKPGSGAIIALIFGEYVNRMIYHAIAGEEGKVPEWTFKITATIAIVLVAALLSISPRFGANSAVVLTTIKIGSLIFVSVLGLLYAIKHGAGPSFSGGHLFRGSSNNPGAYAIALYSGLWAFDGWDQCSFIGGEMKNPNKDLPRALHSSMTIVVLLFLAANVSYFVVLDKETVALSNTVALDFGRVILGRLGAVVFSTVVAISCFGALNTSFYTTARLISAAARDHFLPEWFGRLHPTRRTPDHAMLLNVGLTTFFVIFGGGFRKLLNFFSVTSWTLYLVTVLGLIYLRIKEPHLERPYKTWITTPITFCCVALFLLLMPIFAAPWEALAAFCFMAAGIPVYYLTASLRAPSAGYARVDGGTSQGVLATAWSTLSSDVAWFLPRKWADALANRQTAPVASAIDREERRGMLSEQVEMTERH, from the exons ATGCtgaggtcgacctcgcccccaACGCCGCCTTCGCGCGTCCTctccccgagctcgagcatAGAGGAGAGCCCCACAGCGACACTACGCGCCCTCGAGCTAGAGCAGGGGCTCACGAGCGGGCGTGGAGCCCCTCCACGTCGAGAACGATCCGGGACGATATCGAGCATTACGGGGTTCGAGTTCGAGCATGCCCTCTTGCCATTGTCACTTagcggcgaggaagaggtgGTGCAGCAGGACCACAAACACGTGACGCTGCTACATT GCATGGCGCTGGTCGTTGGCATGCAGGTTGGCTCGGGTATCTTCTCCTCGCCTGGTGTCGTTGTTGCGTCCGTCGGGAGCGTGGGCGCGAGCTTGCTTGTGTGGCTACTGAGTGGCCTTCTGGCGTGGACTGGGGCAAG CTCCTTTGCTGAGCTCGGCTGTGCGATCCCATTGAGTGGTGGCGCACAAGCGTATCTCGCGTATGCT TACGGACCCATGGCGTCCTATCTCTACACTTGGTCGGCAGTCTCTACATTGAAACCTGGCAGTGGCGCGATCATCGCTCTGATCTTTGG CGAATACGTCAACCGCATGATCTACCACGCCATTGCTGGGGAAGAAGGCAAGGTGCCAGAATGGACCTTCAAGATCACGGCGACCATTGCCATCGTGCTTGTGGCGGCCCTCCTCTCCATCTCGCCACGATTCGGCGCCAACTCGGCCGTCGTGCTGACAACCATCAAGATCGGGTCCTTGATATTCGTCTCTGTTCTCGGCTTGCTGTACGCGATCAAGCACGGTGCTGGTCCATCCTTCTCTGGCGGACACCTGTTCCGGGGATCAAGCAATAACCCTGGAGCGTACGCCATTGCTCTGTATTCTGGTCTCTGGGCATTTGACGGCTGGGACCAGTGCAGC TTTATCGGCGGAGAGATGAAGAACCCGAACAAAGACCTCCCTCGTGCCCTTCACTCGTCCATGACAATCGTGGTGCTCCTGTTCCTCGCGGCGAATGTGTCCTACTTTGTCGTCCTGGACAAGGAGACGGTCGCGTTGTCCAACACAGTGGCTCTGGACTTTGGACGCGTCATTCTCGGCCGGCTTGGTGCCGTGGTATTCAGCACGGTCGTCGCCATCAGTTGTTTTGGCGCCTTGAACACGAGCTTCTACACCACGGCTCGCCTGATCTCCGCGGCTGCGCGAGACCACTTCCTCCCCGAGTGGTTCGGCCGTCTCCACCCTACCCGCAGAACACCGGACCACGCCATGCTTCTCAACGTGGGGCTGACGACCTTCTTTGTTATCTTTGGCGGCGGTTTCAGGA aACTGCTCAACTTCTTCTCTGTCACGTCGTGGACATTGTACCTCGTCACCGTGTTAGGGTTGATCTACCTGCGTATTAAAGAGCCTCACCTTGAACGGCCGTACAAGACGTGGATCACCACGCCGATCACCTTCTGCTGCGTcgcgctcttcctcctcttgATGCCAATCTTCGCGGCGCCATGGGAGGCGCTTGCCGCGTTCT GCTTCATGGCCGCCGGCATCCCAGTGTACTACCTCACGGCGTCGTTGCGTGCCCCGAGTGCGGGCTACGCACGCGTGGACGGCGGAACCTCCCAAGGCGTCCTCGCCACGGCTTGGAGCACACTATCATCCGACGTCGCCTGGTTCCTCCCGCGGAAATGGGCCGACGCACTGGCCAACCGCCAGACAGCCCCCGTCGCCTCCGCCATCGACAGAGAAGAGCGCCGCGGCATGCTCTCAGAACAGGTCGAGATGACGGAGCGGCACtga
- the frr gene encoding Ribosome-recycling factor, whose amino-acid sequence MSLRYTLTRAVASASVAPRVAARPLARAAVAVSAPGPRTFSSTSLLLKKAAKGGKGGGKNDRPEKAEKGGKGKGKGKGKDAEAEADEGLSAEERDAVIAKTKERVTKSTEWAKGIVFEGVERGRGRVSPAVLDTVKVTLPNQGGVNLNQVASVTMRNNALYVDVWEPSALKHVESAINKANLPGLSPLRDGTGIKIPVPKPSGEVRTQIAKSFGETAEAAKTQIRVARTDGLKALGGRGEEGTDDIQEIVDKATAELDKLVVTAKKELEKA is encoded by the exons ATGTCTCTGCGCTACACTCTCACGCgggccgtcgccagcgcgtctgtcgcgccgcgcgtcgctgcccgaccgctcgcccgcgccgccgtcgccgtctcggcccCCGGACCCCGCACCttctcgtccacctcgttgCTGCTCAAgaaggcggccaagggcggcaagggcggcggcaagaacGACCGACCtgagaaggccgagaagggcggaaaaggcaagggcaagggcaagggcaaggatgccgaggccgaggccgacgagggcctctctgccgaggagcgcgacgccgtcatcgccaagACGAAGGAGCGGGTCACCAAGTCGACCGAGTGGGCCAAGGGCATTGTCTTtgagggcgtcgagcgtggcCGTGGGCGTGTGTCCCCTG ccGTCCTTGACACAGTCAAGGTTACTCTCCCCAACCAGGGCGGCGTGAACCTCAACCAAGTGGCGTCCGTCACGATGCGCAACAACGCGCTGTACGTCGACGTGTGGGAGCCCTCGGCGCTCAAGCACGTCGAGAGCGCGATCAACAAGGCCAACCTGCCCGGCCTGAGCCCTCTGCGCGACGGCACGGGTATCAAGATCCCTGTGCCAAAGCCctcgggcgaggtgcgcaCGCAGATCGCAAAGAGCTTTggcgagacggccgaggcggccaagaccCAGATCCGCGTTGCACGTACCGACGGCCTCAAGGCcctcggcggtcgcggcgaggagggtacCGACGACATTC
- the Zcchc9 gene encoding Zinc finger CCHC domain-containing protein 9: MARFTNIGMPRKTFVASAAEEKAEKGEREPDADAPEAGPSKGEKRKGWGRDPEIAKRARQTDIRTEQRRLQRIDERAQATTCFACRAVGHTARECPNILLAASGQNGSAAMLEADKMAERQAEAGDDDGSGKNKKGKKAKGKGKEQATGRDLTSGKCYRCNSEKHSLSNCRKPIDKANPTPYATCFVCLETGHLSAACPKNSKGVYVNGGSCKVCGSVAHRANDCPDDKREKAAPERFHANTYLGTGAGAGADEDDFMVNHRQFRAPAGQKTRHEAAKNSQRGPAKRPGEEGAFAPAPAAVAAKPKPKPKKVVTF; encoded by the exons atgGCGCGCTTCACAAACATTGGCATGCCGCGCAAGACGTTCGTCGCGtccgcggccgaggagaaggccgagaagggcgagcgggagcctgacgccgacgcgcccgaggcTGGACCGTCAAAGGGggagaagcgcaagggcTGGGGCCGTGACCCGGAGATCGCAA AACGTGCACGACAGACCGACATCCGCAccgagcagcgacgactgCAGCGTatcgacgagcgcgcgcaggctACCACCTGCTTtgcgtgccgcgccgtcgggcacacggcgcgcgagtgcCCCAACATCCTgctcgcggcgagcgggcagaacggcagcgcggccatgctcgaggcggacaaGATGGCTGAGCGACAGGCGGaagccggcgacgacgacggcagcggcaagaacaagaagggcaagaaggcaaagggcaagggcaaggagcagGCGACTGGGCGCGATCTGACCAGCGGGAAATGCTATCG GTGTAACTCTGAGAAGCACTCGCTGTCAAACTGCCGCAAGCCGATTGACAAGGCCAACCCGACGCCGTACGCGACCTGCTTTGTGTGTCTCGAGACGGGCCACCTGTCCGCCGCGTGCCCGAAGAACAGCAAGGGCGTGTACGTcaacggcggcagctgcAAGGTGTGCGGGAGTGTCGCGCACCGCGCCAACGACTGCCCAGACGAcaagcgcgagaaggccgcccCGGAGCGGTTCCACGCCAACACGTATCTCGGGACTGGAGCCGGGGCGGGcgcagacgaggacgacttcATGGTCAACCACCGCCAGTTCCGCGCGCCTGCGGGCCAGAAGACGCGCCACGAGGCGGCAAAGAACTCGCAGCGTGGGCCGGCAAAGCGGCCGGGTGAGGAGGGTGCCTTTGCCCCTGCACCGGCTGCCGTTgcggccaagcccaagcccaagcctAAGAAGGTCGTCACGTTTTGA
- the DG1060 gene encoding putative tyrosine-protein phosphatase translates to MAKIVPPMNFGSVEDGFYRSAQPTELNFTFLEKLDLRTVIWVGAEEPSDIFQSFLESQGITLHNLAPQVSLNPHFPPPYGDTGIVRMSGQYHLPPLPPPTEPLIIHALTLLLQPSTFPTLVCCNLGRHRTGTVVGCWRKLQRWALSSILEEYRRYAGMKVRVLNEQFIELFDTDLVSITTETTAVA, encoded by the exons atgGCGAAAATCGTCCCCCCAATGAACTTTggcagcgtcgaggacg GTTTCTAccgctcggcccagcccacAGAGCTCAACTTCACCTTCCTCGAGAAGCTGGACCTGCGCACCGTCATCTGggtgggcgccgaggagccgTCCGACATCTT ccAGTCGTTCCTCGAGTCGCAGGGCATCACGCTGCACAACCTCGCGCCGCAGGTGTCGCTCAACCCGCACTTTCCCCCGCCCTACGGCGACACTGGCATCGTGCGGATGAGCGGGCAGT ACCACCTCCcgcccctcccgccgcccacggAGCCGCTGATCATCCacgccctcaccctcctcctccagccgTCGACGTTCCCCACCCTCGTGTGCTGCAACCTCGGCCGTCACCGCACCGGCACTGTAGTCGGCTGCTGGCGCAAGCTGCAGCGCTGGGCGCTGAGCTCCATTCTGGAGGAGTACAGACGATACGCGGGCATGAAGGTGCGCGTGTTGAACGAGcag TTTATCGAGCTCTTCGATACCGACCTCGTGTCCATCACGACAGAAACAACGGCCGTAGCATAG
- the RRP17 gene encoding Ribosomal RNA-processing protein 17: protein MSGKRSNVSLLTEGASYIRRAKKARQEQVEEVKFDDSARREYLTGFSKRKKERIETRRKKAKEREHQEHLEERRKARQELKERAAQNVRDVRKAMGLPELEEVEDDESDAEREDIEEAYSDDDQIATVTITEEFDPASAAERTYVDSEDEEAEESKIKSRPAVPLLPASSHKAQLKAKKDKEKKALAKKEQRKAASMETPAERRRAKEYDARKRQKKIDKIKEQNGGEMPRFKSSGGKGGKGGKGAKGKKGGKPAGKGRK from the exons ATGAGCGGCAAGCGGTCAAACGTCTCGCTGCTGACCGAGGGCGCGAGCTACATCCGGCGCGCGAAGAAGGCGCGGCaggagcaggtcgaggaggtgaaATTTGACGACAGCGCAAGGCG AGAATACCTTACCGGCTTCTCCAAGCGCAAAAAGGAGCGCATCGAGACCCGGCGCAAGAAGGCaaaggagcgcgagcaccaggagcacctcgaggagcggcgcaaggcgcgccaggagctcaaggagcgcgcggcgcagaatGTGCGCGATGTGCGCAAGGCGATGGGgctgcccgagctcgagg AGGTtgaagacgacgagagcgacgccgagcgcgaggacatCGAGGAGGCgtactcggacgacgaccagaTCGCGACCGTGACCATCACCGAGGAGTTCGACCCCGCGTCGGCTGCGGAGCGCACATAcgtcgacagcgaggacgaggaggccgaggagagcAAGATCAAGAGCCGGCCCGCGGTCCCGCTCctgcccgcctcgtcgcacAAGGCCcagctcaaggccaagaaggacaaggagaagaaggccctCGCGAAGAAGgagcagcgcaaggccgcTAGCATGGAGACGCCCGCCGAACGCCGCAGGGCAAAGGAGTACGATGCGCGTAAGCGCCAGAAGAAGATCGACAAGATCAAGGAGCAGAACGGCGGCGAGATGCCCCGCTTCAAGTCTTCtggtggcaagggcggcaagggcggcaagggagCCAAGGGTAAGAAGGGGGGCAAGCCCGCTGGCAAGGGACGCAAGTAG